The Trichomycterus rosablanca isolate fTriRos1 chromosome 15, fTriRos1.hap1, whole genome shotgun sequence genome contains a region encoding:
- the LOC134328822 gene encoding uncharacterized protein LOC134328822, with protein sequence MGFGGKYTFCNLRTSMVHHTKNLSPSKRLTVHRAMCHSEAVASKFYIPLNTVREAAEVRRLQEGDESQSQHPPPRPLAHPPKNRIAAVLFGEQQIRGFGRATRGGCGHGDGLPSASVAWPEAEAGQDIGIGGFVRFQENGQFPRSLEFQGRSLGCVLLQQPATGTPSDGSTAVPGPHLLPDHCEGQATGLGGHSEKQAPHVAYEADGAV encoded by the exons ATGGGCTTCGGCGGAAAGTACACCTTCTGCAACCTCCGGACTTCCATGGTGCACCAC ACTAAGAACCTGAGCCCCAGCAAGAGGCTGACCGTGCACAGGGCCATGTGCCACTCTGAGGCGGTGGCCTCGAAGTTCTATATACCTCTGAACACGGTGCGGGAGGCCGCGGAAGTCCGGAGGTTGCAGGAGGGTGACGAGTCCCAGTCCCAACACCCGCCTCCGCGCCCACTTGCCCATCCGCCGAAGAATCGTATCGCAGCTGTGCTTTTCGGAGAGCAGCAAATCCGAGGCTTCGGGAGAGCAACTCGGGGTGGCTGCGGCCACGGAGATGGGCTCCCCAGCGCGAGTGTCGCGTGGCCAGAAGCGGAAGCGGGTCAGGATATTGGAATCGGTGGATTCGTCCGCTTCCAAGAGAACGGTCAATTCCCGCGATCCCTCGAGTTCCAAGGAAGAAGCCTCGGGTGTGTCCTCCTTCAGCAGCCCGCGACAG GAACACCTAGCGATGGGAGTACTGCCGTCCCCGGACCACACCTACTCCCAGACCACTGTGAAGGTCAGGCCACAGGACTTGGAGGCCATTCAGAAAAGCAGGCGCCTCATGTTGCATATGAGGCCGATGGTGCTGTCTGA